The Anguilla rostrata isolate EN2019 chromosome 2, ASM1855537v3, whole genome shotgun sequence genome contains the following window.
ttttaattcacactCTGATCACTAGGGGTGCAAACTTCACAGAGCtcttaaatgtttgtgttgtgcCACTACACTCATCAGGGTGGGTTTTTGTACAGGTCTGCTGTGGCTttgctgcactgtgtgtatcgggcacagtaatacacagctgtgtctccagtctgcaggctgctcccTCGTAAAAACACTGTGTTACTGGAGGTGTCTCTGGTGATGGTGAACTTGTTCTTTAGTGAATCTTTATAAGTAGTGCCACCACCTGATGTTATATATCCAATCCACTCCGGTGCTTTCCCTGCAGGCTGCCGGATCCAGGTTGTGTAATaactgctatcagtcagggaataCCCAGAGACTTTACAGGAGACAGATAAAGTCTGTCCTGGTTTTATAACCATtgagcctggctgtgtgagttCAACACAGTGAACGTCTGTGGAGACAGCAATAAAAGGTATTTGTGAGTACATTAATAAGCAAAATAACTACACAattaactgcaaaaacaaatagacaactcattttattttatctagaAGTAAATCTTTGCAGGATTTAACAGAAAAATCTTAATTACAATTCAAATAGCAATATAGCATGTTCACTTACAAGATAAAGTTCCCAGCAACACTGCTAATGCTATAAGAGCTCCCATTGTGACACacagatctccctctctgtcttacagGTGATGCTCCTGTGCTGGGAGGAGAATTCTCAGTGGCTTTTATGGTAAACACTGTCaactgaatttgtttaaatctctgggggttggaggaaggagaaaaacaaagcaaattcaGAAAGTCATTGTCCATTATGTCCATTATgaggagcactgctgccccctcctggagctgaatgaaaaaaactgcagaccGCTTCCACCAGCATCACTCTGGTATTTAGATCAGAGAGAGTTCAGCTCACAAGATGAGGAGACTGAGAGTTGAAGTACCTGATTATGTTATGGGCAAGcacggtggcacagtggttagcactgttgcctcgcaaaAAGGAGGTTTgtctctgcgtggagtttgcatgttctccccgtgttcacgTGGGTTTACatcgggtactccggtttccccCCACACTCAacgacatgcatgttaggtgcgttcctgcagttgcccttgaccaaggcactggcctcagaactggagttggtccccgggtgctgcactgtggctgcccactgctcctatgtaactaggatgggtcaaatggagaggacaaattacctcacggggttcaataaaaaaaaataaataaataaataaaattatatatatatatatatatatatatatatatatatcttatcttatacTTGTGTCGCAAACACTCTCTCATGACGGCTGAAAtgatgaatgagtgagagacTCATTATTTTTGTGGactcattttattaatttcttgttATAACAATATATATGCAACAActcaaacaagaaaaagaaatcccATACACCATTGCctctaaacaaaaaataaaggaaatcatTCAGAGTGGGTCTATCCAGCCTTTTgggattttattatttcaaaattgaTGTCAGCACAGTATTACGCAGGATTTCTTATGTTTGCTCTGCCAGAGTGACTGTTTGAACCAGGTATTAAAATAGCTGCACTGTGTTGAAGATGGCTGGTGCAAATAGTATGTTGTTGCTATTTGAACCTGGTCACAGGAATTCCATCATTACTGTttgagttttttattattattattcttattgttgtttttgttgttgttgttgttattattattattattattattattattattattattattattattattctcatcAAGGAAGTTATATTGTATGATTGTAGCAATCAGATCGGGTCCAGGAAAGTCCATAGCGATTATGCCAATGCAGTTGTCTCTAAAATAATTCTTTAAATCCATCATTATCTCAGGGTTTATCTGCTTGGCCACATTTTTTGGAGTACGTTTATAGATTAGAGCAGGTATTGCAGTTAGAAAGCTTAGACCTGTCCCGCTGGTGTACGTCAAAGTTACAGTCTCCTTGCATTTTTCAGTGGCAGTAGTCAAATGTTCATGTATTATTGCCAGCTTCTTATGAATATTTCTGAcaacatgttcattttttttatgtgtagaAAAATAGGATATCCCGAAATTAAATTTATCTGGAAGCTTTAGCAAAACAATCTTTCCTCGAACAGTTTTAAGTTTTGGATTGTTGTCACTGCTTCCATCTAACATGTATACAAATGGCTTTATGTTGTCTTGTTTTAATAATTCCATAGTCTTGTCAAATACAGTATCCTTTCTAT
Protein-coding sequences here:
- the LOC135249546 gene encoding 1-phosphatidylinositol phosphodiesterase-like, translated to MEKIIVLFLFIRVFTLQCHAQDELSFNELAELYPEWENPDWMRQANEDLLLSEVTIPGAHDATALRGGRFAKCQAWSLEDQLSAGLRYFDLRVDGSLQLVHGPIKMNMKLAEVLDTIVKFLKEHNKETVLLRVKPENRKDTVFDKTMELLKQDNIKPFVYMLDGSSDNNPKLKTVRGKIVLLKLPDKFNFGISYFSTHKKNEHVVRNIHKKLAIIHEHLTTATEKCKETVTLTYTSGTGLSFLTAIPALIYKRTPKNVAKQINPEIMMDLKNYFRDNCIGIIAMDFPGPDLIATIIQYNFLDENNNNNNNNNNNNNNNNNNNNNKNNNKNNNNKKLKQ